One part of the Anopheles coustani chromosome 2, idAnoCousDA_361_x.2, whole genome shotgun sequence genome encodes these proteins:
- the LOC131266141 gene encoding transmembrane protein 242: MGSTAVEQENRLAPTMELSEDERKFRYRAGAFLATVGATSAIAGFSKAIMSAKKSDPKYFDKGLHGSIALHEAGTSLALRALGWGTLYAILGTGTICFGIWKLSGAKDMKEFRESVGRVFPRVPKNDPPKSRTEFEGLTDLMQYLSTWGKDEK; encoded by the exons ATGGGATCAACAGCAGTGGAACAAGAAAATAGATTAGCTCCTACAATGGAGCTATCCGaggacgaaaggaaatttcGCTATCGAG CGGGAGCATTTTTAGCAACAGTCGGTGCAACGTCGGCGATTGCCGGATTCAGTAAAGCAATCATGTCCGCGAAAAAATCTGATCCTAAATACTTCGACAAAGGACTTCACGGAAGCATAGCCCTGCACGAAGCCGGTACCAGCTTGGCACTGCGGGCACTCGGCTGGGGCACACTGTACGCCATACTCGGCACGGGAACGATCTGTTTCGGCATTTGGAAGCTGAGCGGTGCAAAGGAC ATGAAGGAATTTCGTGAATCAGTGGGTAGAGTGTTCCCAAGAGTGCCGAAGAATGATCCACCAAAAAGTCGTACGGAGTTCGAAGGGCTTACCGATCTCATGCAGTACCTATCGACTTGGggaaaggatgaaaaatag
- the LOC131266120 gene encoding inhibitor of nuclear factor kappa-B kinase subunit beta has protein sequence MQRPFEDPPVIGDWCREKRLGNGGFGVVTLWRNKQTEQTVAIKKFHILQDNSEITDKHCERWRNEVKLMTEKVQNDNIVRTVAVQPEAFVRELMRSSASGLPILCMEYCEGGDLRRVLNRVENCSGLREQDVRDVLRSLRNAIAYLHSLKITHRDIKPENLVLKQQGDRFVYKLTDLGYAKALDKQSLNASLVGTVEYIAPDLIYCDRYNCSVDYWSMGVIGFEIVTGVRPFIPHSPITKWMLHVQQKKPADIAITEDNRDNYTYHTELFAENHISESLRRQLERWLTLALEWNPKQRGYAPAAADDPTVGATASLKTVKFAEDKQRNGSNSTPPSMVLKIFSLLDQILEKRYLTLFSLYDCRWISLEVTPETDMAQVREEVSLVTGIPTEEVEFILPLEQKQSRVEPNTRPIDLYLPEFYGKPMVFVMHRGYRGSIVQRDLKPRIPKSITDVFQNIKLKLKPHMLRQFIANSYYFIANEQRLYLLLVDGIRNYGLILNDGIARRKDEIGRMNKVVYGILGGVEYHKLTVAHARDALNVGKQISPAMFDSSCQQWEERSTRIETNVRKLAEMADKISKRYDSVLKRSRDSLRHKLLLAEMEQQDHFGLKGVEGRYEQTRARILEKITTEKSHMDMSQAVYECLKRRDVLLRDPSFHELQQQLLDIRTEMQEIEKVLEKVVELTEKYKRELARVTLEHQDEVWKLLDESHASRRVNNGTSNGALLNGTNGSVVPDLDQMMRSVSMDKDGGNKHGRPKFLVGGPMTPLQSTLSGGGSVDENLLCFGEGPNVEDLIAANETLIITTNDLLSDSFTMFK, from the exons ATGCAAAGACCTTTCGAGGATCCACCGGTTATCGGCGATTGGTGCCGGGAGAAGCGACTCGGAAATGGTGGCTTTGGAGTGGTGACCCTTTggagaaataaacaaacggaacaaacCGTGG CGATAAAGAAATTCCACATTCTTCAAGATAACAGTGAAATCACCGATAAGCACTGCGAGCGATGGCGCAACGAGGTGAAGCTGATGACCGAAAAAGTGCAGAATGACAACATCGTACGCACTGTGGCCGTCCAGCCGGAAGCCTTTGTTCGGGAGCTGATGCGTAGCTCGGCCAGCGGGCTGCCGATCCTGTGCATGGAGTACTGCGAGGGGGGTGACCTGCGGCGTGTGCTAAACCGTGTCGAGAACTGTTCCGGTTTGCGCGAGCAGGACGTTCGAGATGTGCTACGCTCGCTGCGTAATGCTATCGCATATTTGCACAGTCTAAAAATAACCCACCGGGACATTAAACCGGAAAATCTGGTGCTAAAGCAGCAGGGTGATCGGTTTGTTTATAag CTCACCGATCTGGGTTATGCCAAAGCGCTCGACAAGCAAAGTCTTAATGCCAGCCTGGTCGGAACAGTGGAGTACATCGCACCGGATCTCATCTACTGCGATCGGTACAACTGTTCTGTCGATTACTGGTCGATGGGTGTGATCGGGTTCGAAATAGTGACCGGAGTGCGTCCATTTATCCCCCATTCGCCCATTACCAagtggatgctgcatgtacaGCAGAAGAAACCGGCCGACATTGCGATCACCGAGGATAACCGGGATAACTACACTTATCACACGGAACTTTTTGCGGAAAATCACATCTCAGAGTCTCTAAGGCGGCAGCTCGAACGTTGGCTCACGCTGGCACTTGAGTGGAACCCGAAACAGCGCGGTTATGCTCCGGCAGCAGCGGATGACCCCACGGTCGGTGCGACAGCGTCACTGAAAACGGTCAAATTTGCGGAGGACAAACAAAGGAACGGCAGCAACTCGAcgccaccttcgatggtgttgaaaattttctccCTACTCGATCAAATACTGGAAAAACGATATCTAACGCTCTTCTCGTTGTACGATTGTCGGTGGATATCGCTCGAGGTAACGCCGGAAACCGATATGGCGCAGGTTCGCGAGGAAGTCTCACTCGTTACGGGCATCCCAACGGAGGAGGTTGAATTTATCCTTCCCCTCGAGCAGAAACAGTCCCGCGTGGAGCCCAACACACGCCCGATCGATCTGTACTTACCGGAGTTTTACGGTAAACCGATGGTGTTCGTGATGCACCGGGGATACCGGGGTAGCATTGTGCAGCGTGATCTCAAACCGCGTATACCGAAGAGTATTACGGATgtgtttcaaaacatcaaGCTTAAGTTGAAGCCGCACATGTTGCGGCAGTTTATCGCAAACTCGTACTATTTCATTGCGAACGAGCAACGACTCTACCTTTTGCTCGTTGATGGTATCCGGAACTATGGGTTGATTCTGAACGACGGCATTGCCAGACGGAAGGACGAAATCGGTCGGATGAACAAGGTCGTGTATGGAATACTGGGCGGTGTGGAATACCATAAACTAACGGTAGCACACGCTCGAGATGCATTAAATGTTGGAAAG CAAATTTCCCCGGCAATGTTTGATTCCTCCTGCCAACAGTGGGAAGAACGGTCCACCCGCATCGAAACAAACGTACGCAAACTGGCCGAAATGGCGGACAAGATTAGCAAGCGGTACGATTCGGTGTTGAAGCGAAGCCGAGACTCGCTTCGGCACAAGCTGCTGTTGGCGGAGATGGAACAGCAGGACCATTTCGGGTTGAAAGGTGTTGAGGGACGCTACGAACAAACGCGGGCACGCATTTTGGAGAAGATTACCACCGAAAAATCACACATGGACATGTCGCAGGCGGTGTACGAGTGTTTGAAACGTCGTGATGTTCTGCTCCGTGATCCTTCATTCCACGAGTTGCAACA GCAACTGCTCGACATTCGCACCGAGATGCAGGAGATCGAAAAGGTGCTCGAGAAGGTGGTGGAGTTGACGGAAAAGTACAAACGGGAGCTGGCACGGGTAACACTGGAGCATCAGGATGAAGTTTGGAAACTGTTGGATGAAAGTCACGCTTCGCGACGGGTCAACAACGGCACGTCGAATGGGGCACTGTTGAACGGAACGAATGGTTCCGTGGTGCCCGACCTCGACCAAATGATGCGCTCGGTGAGCATGGACAAGGATGGAGGCAATAAACACGGCCGACCCAAATTTCTAGTCGGTGGTCCGATGACCCCGTTACAGTCGACCCTCAGTGGTGGCGGGTCCGTCGATGAGAATCTCTTGTGCTTCGGCGAAGGTCCCAACGTGGAGGATTTAATCGCTGCTAATGAGACTTTGATTATAAC GACAAACGATTTGTTGAGTGATAGTTTTACGATGTTCAAGTAG